One segment of Candidatus Bathyarchaeota archaeon DNA contains the following:
- a CDS encoding RNA methyltransferase: MSKYTAAFCRRRSNRISIAIPASLVRDVPHLREKTSKIGMIGRAASIFRIDEIIIYFDSMDINQRKEGRLINLILNYLETPQYLRKHLFKLNPDLKYVGILPPLRTPHHLITKNIEEVRSGDIRDSVIIRSDSKSSLADIGLSKLVTIRASLKKDSRIPLKIQKVDKKILAEPIGKEAIEIYWGYRVIFPKLTLRKVIKSVDYDLVIATSKYGKKVNEVLNEIRNKWAGSHKALVIFGSPSQGIDEILAQDNVNTEDITNFRINTIQDQGVETIRTEEAIFASLSILNLFN, encoded by the coding sequence ATGAGTAAATATACTGCGGCATTTTGTAGACGCAGATCTAATAGAATTTCTATAGCTATACCTGCTTCTCTTGTTAGAGACGTACCTCACCTTCGTGAAAAAACATCCAAAATAGGAATGATTGGAAGAGCAGCTTCCATCTTTCGTATAGATGAGATCATAATCTATTTTGATAGTATGGATATCAATCAACGAAAAGAAGGACGCTTAATAAATCTAATATTAAATTATTTGGAAACGCCTCAATACCTAAGAAAACATCTATTCAAGCTTAATCCTGACCTCAAATATGTCGGTATACTTCCGCCCCTGAGAACTCCACATCACCTTATTACTAAAAATATTGAAGAAGTAAGGTCTGGTGATATTCGCGATAGCGTGATTATAAGATCTGATTCTAAATCTTCACTTGCAGATATTGGTTTGAGTAAATTAGTTACAATTAGGGCTAGCTTGAAAAAGGATTCAAGAATTCCCCTTAAAATTCAAAAAGTAGATAAAAAAATCTTAGCTGAGCCTATTGGAAAGGAAGCGATAGAAATATATTGGGGATATCGTGTTATTTTTCCGAAACTTACCCTTAGAAAAGTTATTAAAAGTGTGGATTACGACTTGGTCATAGCTACATCTAAGTATGGGAAAAAGGTTAATGAAGTCCTAAATGAGATTAGGAATAAATGGGCAGGATCCCACAAAGCATTGGTCATTTTTGGTTCTCCTTCTCAAGGTATAGATGAGATACTTGCTCAGGACAATGTTAATACAGAAGATATAACTAATTTCAGAATTAATACAATTCAAGATCAAGGTGTGGAGACAATTAGAACTGAAGAGGCTATTTTCGCTTCTCTTTCTATCTTAAATCTATTTAATTAA
- a CDS encoding phosphomannose isomerase type II C-terminal cupin domain — translation MNEVEKSIRKKIIKDVRPWGFFIQYAHNEICNVKIITVNSNQVLSKQTHQKRDELWVVLDDGLKAELDNKIIDLKAGDEIVVPRKTEHRLSSTGKIGRILEVSFGHFDEKDIERLDDVYDRK, via the coding sequence ATGAATGAGGTAGAAAAAAGCATCCGGAAAAAAATCATCAAAGATGTAAGGCCATGGGGTTTTTTTATACAATATGCTCATAATGAAATATGCAATGTTAAAATTATTACTGTAAACTCAAATCAAGTTCTTAGTAAACAGACGCATCAAAAAAGGGATGAGCTCTGGGTAGTTCTTGATGATGGGCTCAAGGCTGAATTGGATAATAAAATAATTGATCTAAAAGCTGGAGATGAAATAGTGGTCCCAAGAAAAACTGAACATCGGCTCTCTTCAACTGGAAAAATTGGGAGGATTCTTGAAGTATCATTTGGACATTTCGATGAAAAGGATATTGAAAGATTGGATGATGTTTACGATCGAAAGTGA
- a CDS encoding 50S ribosomal protein L2, with the protein MGKRILVQRRGRGTKVFQAPTHRRLASASYPPVFESASVVKGFVKDVFHDPGRGMPLALLKFENGKDCYITAPEGLGVNQNVSIGEASPIEIGNILPLGKIPAGTYVFNIESRPGDGGKIARSSGSHAILVSHAARGAEIKLPSKRTVYLDERCRATIGVAAGSGRTEKPFLKAGRKAGLMTARGRKWPIVKGTAMVAASHPYGGGRHKHAGKPTTVSKDAPPGRKVGLIAARQSGRSKRKKAIR; encoded by the coding sequence ATGGGTAAAAGAATACTTGTTCAGCGTCGGGGAAGAGGAACAAAAGTATTTCAAGCTCCAACCCATCGGAGATTAGCTTCTGCATCTTATCCCCCTGTGTTTGAATCAGCATCTGTTGTTAAAGGGTTTGTTAAGGATGTATTTCATGATCCAGGCAGAGGTATGCCGTTAGCCCTATTAAAATTTGAAAATGGTAAAGATTGCTATATAACGGCCCCTGAGGGATTGGGCGTAAATCAAAACGTATCAATTGGCGAAGCTTCCCCAATAGAAATAGGAAATATTTTACCTTTGGGAAAGATTCCGGCAGGCACCTACGTATTCAATATTGAGAGCAGACCAGGGGATGGAGGAAAAATTGCAAGAAGCTCCGGTTCTCATGCTATCTTGGTATCCCATGCAGCCAGAGGGGCAGAAATAAAATTACCATCGAAGAGAACTGTTTATCTTGATGAGAGATGCCGTGCAACCATAGGTGTTGCGGCTGGTTCCGGAAGAACGGAAAAACCATTCTTAAAAGCAGGTAGGAAAGCTGGTCTAATGACAGCAAGAGGAAGGAAATGGCCAATTGTAAAAGGCACAGCAATGGTAGCAGCATCACATCCATATGGAGGGGGAAGACACAAACATGCAGGTAAACCTACAACGGTTTCTAAAGACGCCCCGCCTGGAAGGAAAGTAGGTTTAATAGCAGCTAGACAGTCAGGAAGGTCAAAAAGGAAAAAAGCCATTAGATAG
- a CDS encoding 50S ribosomal protein L23, which yields MNRLEPHEVIKFPLITEDTVSLIEKENKITFIVDLKANKKDVLRAIEFLYEVEVDEVNTAITFDGTKKAYVKLRPEFSAADLAVKLGIF from the coding sequence TTGAACAGATTAGAACCACATGAAGTAATAAAATTCCCGCTTATAACAGAGGACACAGTCTCTTTAATAGAAAAAGAAAATAAGATAACCTTCATTGTAGATTTGAAAGCAAATAAAAAAGATGTGCTTAGAGCAATCGAGTTTTTATATGAGGTTGAAGTCGATGAAGTTAATACTGCAATAACATTTGATGGTACAAAGAAAGCTTATGTAAAATTAAGGCCAGAGTTTAGTGCTGCTGATTTAGCGGTTAAACTTGGCATATTCTGA
- a CDS encoding archease, which produces MSDELDTEKKGFKFLEHTADVFIEAYGNNLEEVYENAALALFEVMTDTSKIEQTLSEIVEVRATDNYELLYNWLEQFLIKFEVENNIYSKFKVEAIKKINSELFLSAKIFGEPFDHEKHPSKVGVKAITYHDMNIEENNGLFKAKFLLDI; this is translated from the coding sequence ATGTCAGATGAGCTAGATACTGAGAAAAAGGGTTTTAAATTCTTAGAGCATACGGCAGACGTTTTTATTGAAGCCTATGGTAATAATCTAGAAGAAGTTTATGAGAATGCTGCTCTAGCTTTGTTCGAAGTCATGACAGATACTTCAAAAATTGAACAGACATTGAGTGAGATAGTTGAAGTACGCGCTACAGATAATTATGAATTATTATATAACTGGCTGGAACAGTTTCTAATAAAATTCGAAGTGGAGAATAATATCTATTCAAAGTTTAAAGTAGAAGCGATAAAGAAAATAAACTCCGAATTATTTCTAAGTGCAAAGATCTTTGGGGAACCTTTTGATCATGAGAAGCACCCCTCAAAAGTAGGGGTAAAAGCAATTACTTATCATGATATGAATATTGAGGAGAATAATGGTCTTTTTAAAGCAAAATTTCTTCTTGATATTTAA
- a CDS encoding RtcB family protein has product MRVPGRIYADEVLIEKMKLDRTLGQCVNVTHLPGVQKFAITLPDGHEGYGFPIGGVAATDYEEGVISPGGVGYDINCGVRLLRTNLDEGDVKPILPQLLDALFNYIPSGLGSRGKVRVSITELNKVLSDGVEWAIDRGYAWPEDAEACEERGCMDRADPIKVSDIAKKRGASQLGSLGSGNHFLEIEKVDEIINEKAAKCFGIERVGQVLVLIHTGSRGLGHQVCSDYLKIMEKAVHKYKIELPDRELACAPGKSPEAESYFAAMSAACNFAWSNRQMIAHWTREAFEKAFQKSADDLDLHLIYDVAHNIAKIEEHNVNDKKDKVYVHRKGATRAFPPEHPDVPSNYRQFGQPVFIPGSMGTGSWVLAGTDGAMDLSFGSTAHGAGRNMSRSAAKRQFWGKDVKKSLEQKGILVRAASMAVVSEEAPGAYKDVDRVAEVSHRVGIAEKVARLVPIGVSKG; this is encoded by the coding sequence ATGCGAGTTCCTGGAAGGATTTACGCGGATGAAGTCTTAATAGAAAAAATGAAACTAGATAGAACTCTGGGGCAATGTGTTAATGTGACACATCTTCCAGGTGTGCAAAAATTCGCCATAACATTACCTGATGGTCATGAAGGTTATGGATTTCCTATTGGCGGAGTTGCAGCTACAGATTATGAAGAAGGGGTAATTAGTCCAGGTGGAGTGGGATACGATATTAATTGCGGTGTAAGGCTTCTTAGAACAAATCTTGATGAAGGCGATGTAAAACCTATCCTTCCTCAATTACTTGATGCGTTGTTCAATTATATCCCCTCTGGTTTAGGTAGTCGCGGGAAAGTAAGGGTTAGTATAACTGAGCTTAATAAAGTCCTTTCAGATGGAGTAGAATGGGCCATCGACCGTGGATATGCTTGGCCTGAGGACGCTGAAGCTTGTGAAGAAAGAGGATGCATGGATAGAGCAGATCCAATAAAAGTCTCTGACATAGCAAAGAAGCGTGGAGCCTCTCAATTGGGAAGTCTGGGCAGTGGTAATCATTTTCTTGAGATAGAGAAAGTTGATGAGATAATCAATGAAAAGGCAGCAAAGTGTTTTGGAATAGAGAGAGTCGGTCAAGTTTTAGTTCTTATTCATACAGGAAGTCGAGGTCTAGGCCATCAAGTATGTAGTGATTATCTTAAAATAATGGAGAAAGCCGTGCATAAATACAAAATTGAATTGCCTGATAGGGAGCTTGCATGCGCACCTGGAAAAAGTCCTGAAGCAGAAAGCTATTTTGCTGCAATGTCGGCAGCTTGTAATTTTGCTTGGTCCAATAGACAGATGATAGCTCATTGGACAAGAGAGGCCTTTGAAAAGGCCTTTCAAAAATCTGCTGATGACTTGGATCTTCATTTAATTTATGATGTAGCTCACAATATTGCCAAAATTGAAGAACATAATGTAAATGATAAGAAGGATAAGGTTTACGTGCATAGAAAGGGAGCCACAAGAGCATTTCCGCCAGAACACCCAGACGTCCCTTCAAATTATCGACAATTTGGTCAACCTGTATTCATTCCTGGAAGTATGGGCACTGGCTCATGGGTTTTAGCTGGAACTGATGGGGCAATGGATCTGAGTTTTGGCTCTACAGCTCATGGAGCTGGAAGGAATATGAGTAGATCGGCGGCAAAAAGACAATTCTGGGGAAAAGATGTAAAGAAAAGTCTTGAGCAAAAAGGAATTCTTGTAAGGGCTGCAAGTATGGCTGTTGTAAGTGAGGAAGCACCGGGGGCCTATAAGGATGTAGATCGAGTAGCTGAAGTAAGCCATCGAGTTGGTATCGCTGAGAAGGTAGCAAGATTGGTACCAATTGGAGTAAGCAAAGGATGA
- the rpl4p gene encoding 50S ribosomal protein L4 → MKATSVNVYDLEGKNTRKSIDLPSIFSAPLRPDVIRRAVVAIDTHKFQPQGRNPMAGKRTTAESLGVGRGLSRVPRVKGERYAKAGSAAFAPSTVGGRLTHPPRVEKNIKKKINKGEKRVALTSAIAATASKEIVSQRGHRIEKLRSFPLIVKDDLQELTKTSEVKDALSKLGAWLDVERVLGSIKVRSKGKSARGKAKRHGVGPLIVVAENKGVIKAANNIAGVEAVEVNNLNVSLLAPGTHPGRLTIWTESAIKNLENLTM, encoded by the coding sequence TTGAAGGCTACATCGGTTAATGTATATGATTTGGAAGGAAAAAATACTCGTAAAAGTATTGATCTTCCGAGTATTTTTAGCGCTCCTTTAAGACCTGATGTTATTAGGAGAGCAGTCGTCGCGATAGACACTCACAAGTTTCAACCTCAGGGAAGGAATCCTATGGCCGGAAAACGAACTACGGCCGAATCATTAGGTGTGGGCAGAGGGCTTTCAAGAGTTCCAAGAGTGAAAGGAGAACGTTATGCAAAGGCAGGATCAGCTGCTTTCGCTCCTAGTACGGTTGGAGGGAGGCTTACTCATCCTCCTAGGGTTGAAAAGAATATCAAAAAGAAAATAAATAAAGGAGAGAAAAGAGTAGCTCTTACCTCTGCAATAGCTGCTACAGCTTCAAAAGAGATTGTTTCACAAAGAGGCCATAGAATAGAAAAATTACGTTCATTCCCATTGATTGTTAAAGATGATTTACAGGAATTGACGAAAACTAGTGAAGTTAAGGATGCTTTATCAAAATTAGGTGCTTGGCTGGATGTTGAAAGGGTATTGGGTAGCATCAAAGTTAGATCAAAAGGAAAAAGCGCAAGGGGAAAAGCCAAAAGACATGGCGTTGGTCCTCTTATAGTCGTGGCTGAAAATAAAGGAGTCATTAAGGCAGCTAATAATATAGCTGGTGTAGAAGCTGTCGAAGTAAATAATCTCAATGTAAGTCTCTTGGCTCCAGGAACCCATCCAGGAAGACTAACAATATGGACAGAATCGGCGATAAAGAATTTAGAGAATTTAACTATGTAG